One Jatrophihabitans sp. DNA window includes the following coding sequences:
- a CDS encoding helix-turn-helix domain-containing protein has translation MTAKSGKPTGSEGVPGLDQDDWLRAVAESTAKACQAPVELLGEYLTMLADAAVSGRRPRPEQLAAVRDLGRSAAEQGVGAGQAVELYLGAAWRLWRQLPMVVRSRDRERVREAAEAVLRVLDDAIGVFLDSHQAARREMIRHEESLRREFIDDLLRGDADVSRLVERAEPFGLDLGQSHQVALAAPSDPQDKLDRTTTAIDRVTTVIDRAATVLERAVVEQFGDREVLVATKDGNVVVLVPGPSRSSRARSIEVTEVIQKELSRLTSGQPWHTSAGRPYVGAYGIARSYEEAREALALGERLGMDAGTVQPRDLLVYRVLARDQAATLDLVRDLLAPLAGARGGPGLLLETLRCYFSCGAVATETARRMNVSVRTITYRLARVKALTGQDPSDPATRFALQVAVEAARLFDWPARDLPTGP, from the coding sequence ATGACGGCCAAGTCCGGCAAGCCAACCGGTTCAGAAGGGGTGCCGGGCCTCGATCAGGACGACTGGCTTCGCGCCGTCGCGGAGTCCACGGCCAAGGCTTGCCAGGCGCCGGTGGAGTTGCTGGGCGAGTACCTGACGATGCTGGCTGACGCGGCGGTCTCGGGCCGCCGGCCACGACCGGAGCAGTTGGCGGCCGTCCGGGACCTCGGCCGCAGCGCCGCCGAGCAAGGCGTCGGCGCGGGGCAGGCGGTGGAGCTCTACCTCGGGGCGGCGTGGCGGCTCTGGAGGCAACTGCCCATGGTGGTGCGCAGTCGTGACCGCGAGCGGGTTCGGGAGGCCGCTGAGGCGGTGTTGCGGGTACTCGACGATGCCATCGGCGTGTTCCTGGACAGCCACCAGGCCGCGCGACGCGAGATGATCCGCCACGAGGAATCACTGCGGCGGGAATTCATCGACGACCTGTTGCGCGGTGACGCCGACGTCTCGCGCCTGGTCGAGCGCGCCGAGCCGTTCGGGCTCGATCTCGGCCAGTCGCATCAGGTGGCGCTGGCCGCACCCAGTGATCCACAGGACAAACTCGATCGAACGACGACCGCCATCGATCGGGTGACGACAGTTATCGACCGGGCGGCGACAGTCCTGGAACGGGCCGTCGTCGAGCAGTTCGGCGATCGCGAGGTGCTGGTTGCCACCAAGGACGGCAACGTCGTCGTCCTGGTCCCTGGGCCGAGCAGGAGCTCCCGGGCCAGATCGATCGAGGTCACCGAGGTGATCCAGAAAGAGCTCAGCCGTCTGACGTCCGGTCAGCCGTGGCACACCTCAGCAGGCCGGCCCTACGTCGGCGCCTACGGGATAGCCCGGTCCTATGAGGAGGCCCGGGAGGCGCTTGCCCTCGGCGAGCGGCTGGGGATGGACGCCGGCACGGTGCAGCCACGTGACTTGCTGGTCTATCGCGTCCTGGCGCGTGACCAGGCGGCCACCCTCGACCTGGTCCGCGACCTGCTGGCCCCCCTGGCCGGAGCCCGCGGCGGGCCTGGGTTGCTCCTGGAGACCCTTCGTTGTTACTTCTCCTGCGGCGCGGTCGCCACCGAGACCGCGCGGCGGATGAACGTGTCGGTTCGAACGATCACCTACCGCCTGGCCCGGGTGAAAGCGCTGACCGGGCAGGACCCGAGCGATCCGGCCACCCGGTTCGCGTTGCAGGTCGCGGTGGAGGCGGCGCGGCTGTTCGACTGGCCGGCCCGCGACTTGCCGACCGGCCCGTGA
- a CDS encoding FAD-binding oxidoreductase produces the protein MARVVIVGAGIVGAACAFYAARAGLEVTVLERGAVAAGTTGAGEGNLLLSDKEAGPELDLALRSSRLWSELGEELGNEAFELERKGGVVVASGAGGLTALREFAAEQRALGVDSEPLDRAQLLEAEPHLSPAMAGGVFYPGDLQVQPALAAASLLAAARGLGAVVHTGVEVTGSVLTGGRLSGVRTGAGVVPADHVVNAAGTWGGQVSARLGAEVPILPRRGFILVTEPLPRVIRHKVYSADYVANVASDNAGLELSPVIEGTRSGPVLIGASRERVGFDKRISIPVVRQLAAQAITLFPVLAEIQLLRVYAGFRPYCPDHLPVIGADPRVPGVLHACGHEGAGIGLAPATGELITQLITGQPASVDPKPFSPERLIGGLA, from the coding sequence GTGGCACGGGTAGTCATCGTCGGCGCGGGCATCGTGGGTGCCGCCTGCGCCTTCTACGCCGCCCGGGCGGGTCTGGAGGTCACCGTCCTGGAGCGCGGCGCCGTCGCCGCCGGCACCACCGGCGCGGGTGAGGGCAACCTGTTGCTGTCAGACAAGGAGGCCGGTCCTGAGCTGGACCTGGCGTTGCGGTCATCGCGGCTGTGGAGCGAACTCGGCGAGGAACTGGGCAACGAGGCCTTCGAGCTGGAACGCAAAGGCGGCGTGGTGGTCGCCAGCGGCGCCGGCGGGCTCACCGCCCTGCGCGAGTTCGCGGCCGAGCAGCGTGCGCTAGGGGTGGACAGTGAGCCGCTGGACCGGGCGCAGCTGCTCGAAGCCGAACCGCACCTGTCCCCCGCCATGGCGGGCGGCGTCTTCTACCCCGGCGACCTGCAGGTGCAGCCCGCGCTGGCCGCCGCCAGCCTGCTCGCGGCAGCCCGGGGCTTGGGGGCCGTCGTGCACACCGGTGTCGAAGTCACCGGCAGCGTGCTGACCGGCGGACGGCTGAGCGGGGTGCGCACCGGCGCCGGCGTGGTGCCGGCCGATCACGTGGTCAACGCGGCCGGAACCTGGGGTGGGCAGGTTTCGGCCCGGTTGGGCGCCGAGGTGCCGATCCTGCCGCGGCGTGGCTTCATCCTGGTCACCGAGCCGCTGCCTCGGGTCATCCGGCACAAGGTCTACTCGGCCGACTACGTCGCCAACGTCGCCTCGGACAACGCGGGCCTGGAGCTGTCGCCCGTGATCGAGGGAACCCGATCGGGGCCGGTGCTGATCGGCGCCAGCCGCGAACGGGTCGGCTTCGACAAGAGGATCTCGATTCCGGTGGTGCGGCAGCTCGCGGCCCAAGCGATCACCCTGTTTCCGGTGCTGGCCGAGATCCAACTGCTGCGGGTGTACGCCGGGTTCCGCCCCTACTGCCCCGACCACCTGCCCGTGATCGGCGCCGACCCGCGCGTTCCGGGCGTGCTGCACGCCTGCGGGCACGAGGGCGCCGGCATCGGCCTGGCCCCCGCGACCGGTGAGCTGATCACCCAGCTGATCACCGGGCAGCCGGCCAGCGTGGATCCCAAGCCCTTCAGCCCGGAGCGCCTGATCGGAGGGCTGGCATGA
- a CDS encoding (2Fe-2S)-binding protein — MTGFTFDEREIDFVEGQTVGAALINAGIYSWRVTRRHATPRGLFCGIGVCYDCLISVNGAGNQRACLAPAAAGMTVTTQTGTGHDDLAC; from the coding sequence ATGACCGGATTCACCTTCGACGAGCGGGAGATCGACTTCGTCGAGGGCCAGACCGTGGGCGCCGCGCTGATCAACGCCGGCATCTACAGCTGGCGCGTGACCCGCCGGCATGCAACGCCGCGCGGCCTGTTCTGCGGCATCGGGGTCTGCTACGACTGCCTGATCAGCGTGAACGGCGCCGGAAACCAGCGCGCCTGCCTGGCGCCGGCCGCCGCCGGCATGACCGTCACGACCCAGACCGGGACGGGTCACGATGACCTCGCCTGCTGA
- a CDS encoding FAD-dependent oxidoreductase encodes MTSPAEDAGQPSVAVIGAGPAGLAAAVHAAEQGGSTILIDSGARLGGQYWRHQKTGLDGSDGLHHDIATYEDLRRRLTALVAAGRLTVHLEHQVWSLQADESECLIAAVDRRDPHRPAELCVRADAVVLAVGAYDRQVPFPGWDLPGVLTVGGAQALLKGSGVAVGPRVLVAGTGPFLLPVATALAAHGADVLGVHEANRAAGWFRQLPAAVAQPAKLREAGGYALGLARHRIPLRTGSVVVAAHGGDRLEAVTVARLDRAGKVRDHTRRRVAVDVLAVGYGFTTQSELPSQAGCALSVTADGTLAVTTDSTQQTSNPRVFAAGETTGVGGAQLAVAEGVVAGVCAARAASRSADPAGPPARPDGEPDFPVESSRTVAMAIRTRDRLRRFAAAMHAVYPVPRFWLDTLEPSTVVCRCEEVSVAEIDAAIDAGARDARTVKLLSRSGMGWCQGRECGYATSCLTASRTGQPLDLAGSANRPVAAPIPLGLLAHPPTEPATMTP; translated from the coding sequence ATGACCTCGCCTGCTGAGGACGCCGGGCAGCCCTCGGTCGCCGTCATCGGCGCCGGCCCGGCAGGTCTGGCGGCGGCCGTGCACGCCGCCGAGCAAGGAGGGTCGACGATCCTGATCGATTCCGGTGCTCGGCTGGGGGGCCAGTACTGGCGCCACCAGAAGACCGGTCTGGACGGCTCGGACGGCCTGCACCATGACATCGCGACCTATGAGGACCTTCGCCGCCGGTTGACGGCCCTCGTCGCGGCAGGGCGGCTCACCGTCCACCTCGAGCACCAGGTCTGGTCGCTGCAGGCCGACGAGTCGGAATGCCTGATCGCAGCCGTCGACCGTCGCGACCCGCACCGCCCGGCCGAGCTGTGCGTGCGCGCCGACGCGGTGGTGCTGGCTGTCGGCGCCTATGACCGGCAGGTCCCCTTCCCCGGCTGGGACCTGCCCGGCGTCCTCACCGTGGGCGGCGCCCAGGCCCTGCTCAAGGGCAGCGGCGTCGCCGTCGGGCCCCGCGTCCTGGTCGCGGGCACCGGGCCGTTCCTGCTGCCCGTGGCCACCGCGCTGGCCGCCCATGGGGCCGACGTCCTCGGCGTGCACGAGGCCAACCGCGCCGCCGGCTGGTTCAGGCAACTGCCCGCTGCCGTGGCGCAGCCGGCCAAACTCCGCGAGGCAGGTGGCTACGCGCTCGGCCTGGCACGGCACCGGATACCGCTGCGCACCGGCTCTGTCGTCGTCGCGGCGCATGGCGGCGACCGGCTGGAAGCGGTGACCGTCGCCCGCCTGGACCGGGCCGGCAAGGTCCGCGACCACACCCGCCGCCGGGTGGCTGTCGACGTGCTCGCCGTCGGGTACGGCTTCACCACCCAGTCCGAGCTGCCGTCGCAAGCCGGCTGCGCGCTGTCGGTGACCGCGGACGGGACGCTCGCCGTCACCACCGACAGCACCCAGCAGACCAGCAACCCGCGCGTCTTCGCGGCCGGGGAGACCACCGGCGTCGGCGGCGCCCAGCTGGCCGTGGCCGAAGGCGTCGTCGCGGGGGTCTGCGCCGCGCGGGCCGCCAGCCGATCCGCCGACCCGGCAGGCCCGCCGGCCCGACCCGACGGTGAGCCCGACTTCCCTGTGGAATCAAGCAGAACCGTCGCGATGGCCATCCGGACCCGGGACCGGCTGCGCCGCTTCGCGGCCGCGATGCACGCGGTCTACCCCGTCCCCCGGTTCTGGCTCGACACGCTCGAACCGAGCACGGTGGTCTGCCGATGCGAAGAGGTCAGTGTCGCTGAGATCGACGCCGCCATCGACGCCGGCGCCCGGGACGCCCGTACGGTCAAGCTGCTGTCCCGCTCCGGAATGGGCTGGTGCCAGGGACGCGAATGCGGCTACGCCACCAGCTGCCTGACCGCGTCGCGAACCGGACAGCCGCTCGATCTGGCCGGCAGCGCCAACCGGCCGGTCGCCGCGCCCATCCCGCTCGGGCTGCTCGCCCACCCGCCCACCGAACCCGCAACGATGACCCCTTGA
- a CDS encoding dihydrodipicolinate synthase family protein, with translation MDRKPWHGVLVATALPWNDDDTPNLDAFATHVAWLAANGCHGVTPNGSLGEYQVLTDAQRDAVVRTAVQAAPDDFVVMPGIAAYGAKQARRHAELAAEAGCPAVMLLPPNSYRARDVDVVEHYRIVAEAGVPIVAYNNPFDTKVDLVPRLLAQLYHEGLIVAVKEFSGDVRRFYELRELVPDLDVLAGSDDVVVELCLTGSPGWIAGYPNVFPASCVELFNAARARDLDKALPLYYALHSLLRWDSKTEFVQAIKLSMDLNPDAIDGGRCQPPRGPLSEADAAVIREATEKAMAAGLR, from the coding sequence ATGGACCGCAAGCCCTGGCACGGAGTACTCGTCGCCACCGCACTGCCCTGGAATGACGACGACACCCCAAACCTGGATGCCTTCGCCACCCACGTCGCGTGGCTGGCCGCCAACGGCTGCCACGGGGTGACGCCCAACGGCTCGCTCGGTGAGTACCAGGTTCTCACCGACGCCCAGCGGGACGCCGTGGTGCGCACCGCGGTGCAGGCCGCGCCCGACGATTTCGTGGTCATGCCCGGCATCGCCGCCTACGGCGCCAAGCAGGCTCGCCGGCACGCCGAGCTGGCCGCGGAGGCCGGCTGTCCCGCCGTGATGTTGCTGCCTCCGAACTCCTACCGGGCCCGCGACGTCGACGTCGTGGAGCACTATCGCATCGTCGCCGAGGCCGGCGTCCCGATCGTCGCCTACAACAACCCGTTCGACACCAAGGTCGATCTCGTTCCGAGACTGCTGGCCCAGCTCTACCACGAGGGGCTCATCGTCGCCGTCAAGGAGTTCTCCGGCGACGTGCGCCGGTTCTACGAGCTGCGCGAGCTCGTCCCGGATCTCGACGTGCTCGCCGGCAGCGACGACGTCGTCGTCGAGCTCTGCCTCACCGGCTCGCCCGGTTGGATCGCCGGTTACCCCAACGTCTTCCCCGCGTCCTGCGTCGAGCTGTTCAACGCCGCCCGGGCACGCGATCTGGACAAGGCGCTGCCGCTGTACTACGCGCTGCACTCGCTGCTGCGCTGGGACTCCAAGACCGAGTTCGTGCAGGCGATCAAGCTGTCGATGGACCTCAACCCCGACGCGATCGACGGTGGGCGCTGCCAGCCGCCGCGCGGGCCGCTGTCCGAGGCCGACGCGGCCGTCATCCGCGAGGCGACCGAGAAGGCGATGGCCGCCGGCCTGCGCTGA
- a CDS encoding proline racemase family protein: MRSVRTLHAVDSHTEGMPTRVIVGGVGVLPGESMAQRRVNFLRDMDDLRTLLMFEPRGHAAMSGAILQPPTRPDCDWGVLYIEVSGCLPMCGHGTIGVATVLVETGMVPVVEPVTTIRLDTPAGVVVAEVAVEGGAARSVTIRNVASFSLALDQQVDVPGLGTVDYDIAFGGNFYAMVELAKLGFAFDRAQQQGIVEAGLAIMEAINASKSPVHPEAPEISGCHHVQFIAPGSTARHSRHAMAIYPGWFDRSPCGTGTSARMAQLHARGELALHTDFVNESFIGTRFIGRLVEETTIGDLSAVVPTITGRAWVTGTAQYLLDPTDPFPAGFRF, encoded by the coding sequence ATGAGGTCGGTACGCACGCTGCACGCGGTCGACTCGCACACCGAAGGCATGCCGACGCGCGTCATCGTCGGCGGGGTGGGCGTGCTTCCGGGCGAGTCCATGGCGCAACGGCGGGTCAACTTTCTGCGCGACATGGACGACCTGCGGACGCTGCTGATGTTCGAGCCCAGGGGGCATGCCGCGATGTCCGGCGCGATCCTGCAACCCCCGACCCGTCCGGACTGTGACTGGGGCGTCCTCTACATCGAGGTCTCGGGCTGCCTGCCGATGTGCGGGCACGGCACCATCGGGGTGGCCACGGTCCTGGTGGAGACGGGCATGGTGCCGGTGGTGGAACCGGTCACCACCATCAGGTTGGACACCCCGGCCGGAGTGGTGGTCGCCGAGGTCGCGGTCGAGGGCGGCGCCGCCCGCTCGGTGACCATCCGCAATGTGGCCTCGTTCTCCCTCGCCCTGGACCAGCAGGTCGACGTCCCGGGACTGGGAACGGTGGACTACGACATCGCCTTCGGCGGCAACTTCTACGCGATGGTGGAGCTGGCCAAACTCGGCTTCGCCTTCGACCGCGCCCAGCAACAAGGCATCGTCGAGGCGGGGCTGGCGATCATGGAGGCCATCAACGCCTCGAAGTCACCGGTCCACCCGGAGGCCCCCGAGATCAGCGGTTGCCATCACGTGCAGTTCATCGCCCCCGGCTCGACCGCCCGGCACTCCCGTCATGCCATGGCGATCTATCCCGGATGGTTCGACCGCTCGCCGTGCGGCACCGGCACCAGCGCCCGGATGGCGCAACTGCACGCCCGCGGCGAACTCGCGCTGCACACCGACTTCGTCAACGAGTCGTTCATCGGCACCCGGTTCATCGGACGCCTCGTGGAAGAGACGACGATCGGTGACCTGTCCGCCGTGGTGCCGACCATCACCGGTCGGGCGTGGGTCACCGGAACCGCGCAGTACCTGCTCGACCCCACCGACCCCTTCCCGGCGGGATTCCGCTTTTGA
- a CDS encoding aldehyde dehydrogenase family protein — MITSTSPQRPDDIVARVRASTPEDVHEAAQAARKAQPEWIDAGAAGRAKALGQAADAVQEAATELAALAVREVGKPLAEARGEIARSVAILRYYAQQPFDPVGATHNPSGAGLLFTTRRPRGLAGLITPWNFPFAIPLWKAAPALAYGNAVLLKPAEPATACALRLSELLTPHLPAGLFTVVAGGADTGRAVLEEADVVSFTGSTGVGRAIVAAAAQRGIAVQAEMGGQNPAIVLPDADVEATAGSIAAAIAGYAGQKCTATKRVIVVGDAAGFVEALVEAVRNVVVGDPAREDVTVGPVIDAAARDRVLAAAASVEAGGGRVLTGGTEAGDTGWFVAPTLVDGLGADHLLECDEVFGPICSISRVATLNQAISRANAVQHGLVASLHTRDLAGVLDAANRLDAGMIKVNAPTTGVDFYLPFGGVKASSYGTKEQGKVAVDIFTSSHTVTIEAG; from the coding sequence ATGATCACCTCGACCTCCCCGCAACGACCTGACGACATCGTGGCCCGGGTCCGGGCGAGCACGCCCGAGGACGTGCACGAGGCGGCCCAGGCGGCCCGCAAGGCCCAGCCCGAGTGGATCGACGCCGGCGCCGCCGGGCGGGCCAAGGCGCTGGGCCAGGCGGCCGACGCCGTGCAGGAGGCCGCGACCGAACTGGCGGCGCTCGCGGTGCGCGAGGTCGGCAAGCCGCTGGCCGAGGCCCGGGGCGAGATCGCGCGGTCGGTGGCCATCCTGCGCTACTACGCCCAGCAGCCCTTCGACCCGGTCGGCGCCACTCACAACCCGTCCGGCGCGGGCTTGCTGTTCACCACCCGGCGCCCACGCGGGCTCGCCGGGCTCATCACGCCGTGGAACTTCCCGTTCGCGATCCCGCTGTGGAAGGCGGCTCCGGCCCTGGCCTACGGCAACGCCGTCCTGCTCAAGCCCGCCGAACCGGCGACCGCCTGCGCGTTGCGGCTGTCCGAGCTGCTCACCCCGCACCTGCCCGCCGGCCTGTTCACCGTCGTCGCCGGCGGCGCGGACACCGGCCGAGCCGTTCTGGAGGAGGCCGACGTCGTCTCCTTCACCGGCTCGACCGGAGTGGGCCGCGCCATCGTCGCCGCGGCGGCTCAGCGGGGCATCGCCGTGCAGGCCGAGATGGGCGGGCAGAACCCGGCGATCGTCCTGCCCGACGCCGACGTCGAGGCCACCGCCGGCAGCATCGCGGCTGCCATCGCCGGTTACGCCGGACAGAAATGCACCGCCACCAAAAGGGTGATCGTGGTCGGTGACGCCGCCGGGTTCGTCGAGGCCCTCGTCGAGGCGGTTCGGAACGTCGTGGTCGGCGATCCGGCGCGGGAGGACGTCACGGTGGGCCCGGTCATCGACGCGGCCGCCCGCGATCGGGTGCTGGCCGCCGCCGCGAGTGTCGAGGCCGGCGGCGGCCGGGTGCTCACCGGCGGGACCGAGGCCGGCGACACCGGATGGTTCGTCGCGCCCACGCTCGTCGACGGGTTGGGAGCTGACCACCTGCTCGAATGCGACGAGGTGTTCGGCCCGATCTGCTCGATCAGCAGGGTCGCGACCCTCAACCAGGCGATCAGCCGCGCCAACGCCGTTCAGCACGGCCTGGTGGCCAGCCTGCACACCCGCGACCTCGCCGGCGTCCTGGACGCCGCCAACCGCCTGGACGCGGGCATGATCAAGGTCAACGCGCCGACCACCGGAGTCGACTTCTACCTGCCGTTCGGCGGTGTGAAGGCCTCCAGCTACGGCACGAAGGAGCAGGGCAAGGTCGCGGTGGACATCTTCACCAGCTCGCACACCGTCACCATCGAAGCCGGCTGA
- a CDS encoding GntR family transcriptional regulator: MTSSTPVLRSVGSRTSLRDEAIKTLQAAIIAGELRPDVVYSAPTLAAQLRMSATPVREAVLDLVNQGLVETVRNKGFRVVELDAAELDELTEVRLLIEVPAVRLLARRGLEAEEYKKLKQLAAQIERAAVRNDMIAHNKADLEFHSALLGLLSNKTLVSTVQSLRLRSRLYGMSRLADSGQLLPTSHEHTELLDLIKDGDAAGAARLMRQHIGHVRGSWATGDAED; this comes from the coding sequence ATGACCTCCAGCACGCCGGTCCTGCGTTCGGTCGGCTCCCGGACCAGCCTTCGCGACGAGGCCATCAAGACCCTGCAGGCGGCGATCATCGCCGGTGAACTGCGGCCTGATGTCGTGTACTCCGCCCCGACCCTGGCCGCCCAGTTGCGCATGTCGGCCACCCCGGTGCGCGAGGCCGTCCTCGACCTCGTCAACCAGGGCCTGGTCGAGACCGTCCGCAACAAGGGATTCCGGGTCGTGGAACTCGACGCCGCCGAACTCGACGAGCTCACCGAAGTGCGGCTGCTCATCGAGGTGCCCGCGGTGCGGCTGCTCGCCCGGCGAGGGCTGGAGGCCGAGGAGTACAAGAAGTTGAAGCAGCTGGCCGCCCAGATCGAACGCGCGGCCGTGCGCAACGACATGATCGCCCACAACAAGGCCGACCTCGAGTTCCATTCGGCACTTCTGGGCCTGCTCTCCAACAAGACGCTGGTCTCCACCGTCCAGTCATTGCGACTCAGGTCGCGCCTGTACGGCATGTCCAGGCTGGCCGACTCCGGACAGCTGCTGCCCACCTCGCACGAGCACACCGAACTGCTCGACCTGATCAAGGACGGCGACGCGGCAGGCGCCGCGCGGCTGATGCGGCAACACATCGGACACGTCCGCGGCTCCTGGGCGACCGGCGACGCCGAGGACTGA
- a CDS encoding aldo/keto reductase — protein sequence MPQRAIAGREVGAIGLGCMPMSWFYDRGARNDDEATATIQAALDHGVTLLDTADVYGPFANESLLGRALAGRREKAFLATKVGLLVDGASQYHRNGSRAHIHGSCEASLRRLRTEHLDLYQLHRVDPAVPVEDSVAALAELVQAGKIRAIGLSEVSVDELGRAARIAPIASVQSEFSLWTRDPARNGVLRWCEDNGAALLAYAPLGRGYLTGAIRSAADLPADDWRRDNPRFQPAALRANESLLAAVLEVAERVGASAAQVALRWLLGQSRCVLPIPGTRRPARVIENARAALIELSEDDARLLDGLSEPAGARY from the coding sequence ATGCCGCAACGCGCGATCGCCGGCCGCGAGGTCGGCGCCATCGGCCTGGGCTGCATGCCGATGAGCTGGTTCTACGACCGCGGCGCGCGCAACGACGACGAGGCCACCGCCACGATCCAGGCAGCCCTGGACCACGGCGTCACCCTTCTCGACACCGCCGACGTCTACGGGCCGTTCGCCAACGAGTCGCTGCTCGGGCGCGCCCTGGCCGGGCGGCGTGAGAAGGCGTTTCTGGCCACCAAGGTCGGCCTGCTGGTGGACGGCGCCTCGCAGTACCACCGCAACGGCTCACGAGCGCACATCCACGGCTCGTGCGAGGCGTCGCTGCGGCGCCTGCGAACCGAGCACCTCGACCTGTACCAGCTGCACCGCGTCGATCCCGCCGTCCCGGTCGAGGACAGCGTGGCCGCGCTGGCCGAGCTCGTTCAGGCAGGCAAGATAAGGGCGATCGGGCTGTCCGAGGTCAGCGTGGACGAGCTCGGGCGCGCCGCCCGGATCGCGCCGATCGCCTCGGTGCAGTCGGAGTTCAGCCTGTGGACCAGGGATCCGGCCCGAAACGGCGTGCTGCGCTGGTGCGAGGACAACGGCGCCGCCCTGCTCGCCTACGCCCCGCTCGGACGCGGGTATCTGACCGGCGCGATCCGCTCGGCAGCGGACCTGCCCGCCGATGACTGGCGCCGGGACAACCCGCGGTTCCAGCCGGCGGCGCTGCGCGCGAACGAGAGCCTGCTGGCGGCCGTCCTTGAGGTGGCGGAGCGAGTCGGCGCGTCAGCGGCGCAGGTCGCCCTGCGCTGGTTGCTCGGCCAGAGCCGCTGCGTTCTCCCGATCCCGGGCACCAGGCGCCCGGCCCGGGTCATCGAGAACGCCCGCGCGGCGCTGATCGAGCTAAGCGAGGACGACGCACGCTTGCTCGATGGGCTTTCAGAGCCCGCAGGCGCACGTTACTGA
- a CDS encoding peptidoglycan-binding protein: MHQSVRDYWISFNDPLEGRVDFMYLDQKGWLSTGIGNKIDETPRPNSMPTSDERARSLDLANELRWLDANGSEATPDQVAADWDAVKARLDLAPQGHKAFKPLTSLHVEDADIDHHVLAKLDQMESYLVARGEFADFASWPANAQLATMSMCWALGPAFKFPKLQGHVAARNWNGAADECHFNPDEGTIRVRNALDRKHFQLAQVVEDQGLPFEQIALDLSDVFGVQGALLALGYRPGRQDGADGPSTQGGVRAFQTNNGLPPSGAFNDPDTLSALSGQLASLGFIALGV; encoded by the coding sequence ATGCATCAGAGCGTGCGCGATTACTGGATCTCTTTCAACGACCCTTTGGAGGGCCGGGTCGACTTCATGTACCTGGACCAGAAGGGCTGGCTGAGCACGGGCATCGGCAACAAGATCGACGAGACGCCCCGTCCCAATTCGATGCCGACTTCTGACGAGCGGGCGCGCTCCCTCGACCTAGCCAACGAGTTGCGCTGGTTGGACGCCAACGGCTCGGAGGCGACACCGGATCAGGTCGCTGCCGACTGGGATGCGGTGAAGGCTCGCCTGGACCTGGCGCCTCAAGGACACAAGGCGTTCAAACCACTGACGTCGCTGCACGTCGAGGATGCTGACATCGACCATCATGTGCTGGCCAAGCTCGATCAGATGGAGTCCTATCTCGTCGCACGCGGTGAGTTCGCCGACTTCGCCAGCTGGCCGGCGAACGCCCAGTTGGCCACCATGAGCATGTGCTGGGCGCTGGGGCCGGCTTTTAAGTTTCCCAAACTCCAAGGCCACGTCGCAGCGCGGAACTGGAACGGCGCCGCCGACGAATGCCACTTCAACCCTGACGAGGGGACCATCCGGGTTCGGAACGCCCTTGACCGCAAGCACTTCCAGCTCGCCCAGGTGGTCGAGGATCAAGGATTGCCGTTCGAGCAGATCGCCCTGGACCTTTCCGACGTGTTCGGCGTGCAGGGTGCGCTACTCGCCCTCGGATACCGGCCGGGCCGTCAGGACGGCGCGGACGGCCCGAGCACCCAGGGCGGTGTCCGCGCGTTCCAGACCAACAACGGGCTGCCCCCGAGCGGAGCGTTCAACGATCCGGACACGCTGAGCGCGCTCAGTGGTCAGCTCGCCAGCCTTGGTTTCATCGCGCTGGGCGTCTGA
- a CDS encoding peptidoglycan-binding protein yields MAAFDIDISSPFPSGFTRGHGGPNSGGHHPPEWYIQFGMDLGAPPGTEIHAAFDAHITKLSPHDPATDSGKVYGAQLFMRASNDMMGGFYTHLADVPANLAVGSTVSRGDVLGTVLASGGIPPHVHMALVEIIGGAPGGRYQGVDLYQLFLDISNSDTVTSVSFMQDGSPPVPGGGSGGGGSSGGAKVYHLGSLRGIQEGLAVLGFDPGGIDGLDGPKTRAAVTQFQASQGLSQDGQAGPNTRAALANALIEQGHQVDGV; encoded by the coding sequence GTGGCCGCTTTCGACATCGACATATCCAGCCCCTTCCCCTCTGGGTTTACCAGAGGACACGGCGGACCCAACTCCGGTGGCCACCATCCGCCCGAGTGGTACATCCAGTTCGGTATGGATCTGGGCGCGCCCCCTGGCACCGAGATTCATGCCGCCTTCGACGCGCACATCACGAAACTGAGCCCGCACGATCCCGCCACGGACAGCGGCAAGGTCTACGGCGCGCAGCTTTTCATGCGGGCGTCGAACGACATGATGGGTGGCTTCTACACCCACCTCGCCGATGTGCCCGCGAACTTGGCCGTCGGATCGACGGTCTCCAGAGGCGACGTGCTGGGAACGGTGCTGGCCTCGGGAGGTATCCCGCCGCACGTGCACATGGCCCTCGTCGAGATCATCGGCGGCGCGCCGGGTGGCCGGTACCAGGGCGTGGACCTGTACCAGCTGTTCCTGGACATCTCGAATTCCGACACCGTCACCTCGGTCAGCTTTATGCAGGACGGCTCACCACCGGTGCCCGGCGGAGGATCCGGCGGTGGTGGATCCAGCGGTGGCGCGAAGGTGTATCACCTCGGCTCCCTGCGCGGGATCCAGGAAGGCCTGGCGGTGCTCGGATTCGACCCTGGAGGCATCGACGGTCTGGACGGGCCCAAGACGCGGGCCGCTGTCACGCAGTTCCAGGCATCCCAAGGCCTTTCGCAGGACGGGCAGGCCGGGCCCAACACCCGTGCCGCGCTCGCGAACGCCCTCATCGAGCAGGGTCACCAGGTCGACGGCGTCTGA